From the genome of Candidatus Deferrimicrobium sp.:
TTCAGCCCAAGGGAGGTCGTGGCCCGGATCAAGGCGATCCTGCGCCGCACCCGTCCCGCCATGGGCGAGCCCGGGCAGGCCCCCTTGACCCGCGGGGGGTGGGACCGGAAGGCGATGGACCGCTACGTCCGGATCGCGGCCACGCTTCGAATGATCGACGTGATCTACAATCCTGTCGCCGGCCCCAAGGTCGTGAACCGGATCGACCAGGTCCGCTCGTACCTGTCGGCGCGCGGTCTCCCCTTCCGGATCCAGGAGACGTCCGCCCCCGGCGATGCCGTGGTGCTGGCGCGCGAGGCGTCGCTCGAAGGGGCCGACACCGTGGTCGCCGTCGGCGGGGACGGCACGATGAACGAGGTCGCGGACGGGGTGGCGGGAAGCGCCACCCGCCTGGCCCTCGTCCCCCATGGCACCGGGAACGTCTTCGCCCGCGAGTTTTCCCTCCCGGAATCGGTGGAGGGGTGCCTCGACCTGCTCTCCTCCGGAAAGACGATCTCCGTCCGGATGGCGAAGGCGAACGAGCGGCGCTTCGTCCTGCTGGCCTCCGCGGGCTTCGACGCCGAAGTTGTGGAACGGATGCATCACCGCCAGAAAAACCTCCTCGGCATCGCCGCCTACGTCCTGGCCGGCGCGCGGCACCTCCTCCGCTCCCAGCCGACCCTCTGGCTCGAGTTCCCCGGCCGCGAGCGGGTCGAGGCGCAGTCCGTCATCGTCGCGCGGGGGAGGAAGTACGGCGGAAACGTGACGATCGCGCCGGGAGGCGACATCTCCGGGGATACGTTCCAGGTGGTCGCCCTCCTTCGGAAAGGGCGCTGGTCGATCGCGAAGTTCGCCCTCGACGCCCTCCGGGGGAAGCACACCGTCTCCCGCCACGTCCTGATCCGGGAGAGCCCCACCCTCTTCGTCCGCTGCGCCATCCCGTCCGCCTGCCAGGTCGACGGGGAGTACCTCGGGCCGCTTCCGGTCCGGTTCACGGTGACCGACGCCCTCCTGCGGGTCGTCGTCCCGGTGGACTTCCCCTTCCCCCCGGCTTGAACTCCGTATCCGTCGCTCTTCTCCGCTTCACCCACCTGGCGAACCAGGCGGAGGCGGCGGTGGGCGTGCGCTCCAGCGTCTCGAAATCGACGCGATACAGCCCGAACCGGGGCCTCAACCCCTCGAGCCACTCGTAGTTGTCCATCAGGGACCACCAGAAATATCCCCGGAGGTCGATCCCCTCCCGTATCATCCGGAGGACGACCCGAAGGTGGTCCTTCATGAAGGCGATCTTGCGGCGGTCGTCGGATTCCGCAGCGCCGTTTTCCGTGACGACGAGGGGGACCCCGGCCAGCGCGGCGGCCCGCAGCATGTCCTCGAACCCTTTCGGGTAGACCTCCCACCCCGTCCCGGTGAGGCCGCGCTTCTCCCTGTCCTCCCAGAAATATTCCGCTCCCTCCGTGCCCGGGGAGGACAGGCGAAGG
Proteins encoded in this window:
- a CDS encoding diacylglycerol/lipid kinase family protein, whose translation is FSPREVVARIKAILRRTRPAMGEPGQAPLTRGGWDRKAMDRYVRIAATLRMIDVIYNPVAGPKVVNRIDQVRSYLSARGLPFRIQETSAPGDAVVLAREASLEGADTVVAVGGDGTMNEVADGVAGSATRLALVPHGTGNVFAREFSLPESVEGCLDLLSSGKTISVRMAKANERRFVLLASAGFDAEVVERMHHRQKNLLGIAAYVLAGARHLLRSQPTLWLEFPGRERVEAQSVIVARGRKYGGNVTIAPGGDISGDTFQVVALLRKGRWSIAKFALDALRGKHTVSRHVLIRESPTLFVRCAIPSACQVDGEYLGPLPVRFTVTDALLRVVVPVDFPFPPA